The following are encoded together in the Acidimicrobiales bacterium genome:
- a CDS encoding glycosyltransferase produces the protein MSERCAVVICTRDRPSMLADALDATIPTLRPGDELLVVDSASSTDSTQEVARQRGVRVARAGRKGLSRARNLGVAETDAPIVVFTDDDCRPQPGWLEHLADGFADSEVGFVLGQVRADVDNPHLPFDAARPRPRARFAGATDPIELGNGACMAFRRTAWEACGGADERLGAGTRLRSAEDHDLFVRLLHHGWTGVYEPDALVLHRDWRTHREVVRYNWGVGLGTGAMVAKLWRVADRRTVQPLLRRRLVTDGVVELTRNVAHRDKSAIVAHTLKLTGTLTGLAIGLALPRDGERFR, from the coding sequence GTGTCTGAGCGCTGCGCCGTCGTCATCTGCACGCGCGATCGGCCGTCGATGCTCGCCGACGCGCTCGACGCCACGATCCCGACGCTGCGCCCCGGTGACGAGTTGCTCGTCGTCGACTCGGCGTCGTCGACGGACAGCACCCAGGAGGTGGCGCGCCAGCGCGGCGTGCGCGTGGCGCGGGCCGGGCGCAAGGGCCTCTCCCGGGCGCGCAACCTCGGCGTCGCCGAAACCGACGCGCCGATCGTGGTGTTCACCGACGACGACTGCCGCCCGCAACCGGGTTGGCTCGAGCACCTCGCCGACGGATTCGCCGATAGCGAAGTCGGCTTCGTGCTCGGACAGGTGCGCGCGGATGTCGACAACCCGCACCTGCCCTTTGACGCGGCGCGTCCCCGACCGCGCGCCCGCTTCGCCGGCGCCACCGATCCAATCGAGCTTGGCAACGGCGCGTGCATGGCGTTTCGACGGACCGCGTGGGAAGCGTGCGGTGGCGCCGACGAACGCCTCGGCGCCGGCACCCGCCTGCGCAGCGCGGAGGACCACGACCTGTTCGTGCGGCTGCTGCACCACGGCTGGACCGGCGTGTACGAACCCGACGCGCTGGTGCTGCACCGCGACTGGCGCACCCACCGCGAGGTGGTTCGTTACAACTGGGGCGTAGGTCTCGGGACGGGGGCCATGGTCGCCAAGCTGTGGCGCGTCGCCGATCGCCGCACCGTGCAGCCGCTGCTGCGGCGCCGCCTCGTCACCGACGGCGTCGTCGAGCTGACCCGCAACGTCGCGCATCGCGACAAGTCGGCGATCGTGGCCCACACCCTCAAACTCACCGGCACCCTGACGGGACTAGCGATCGGCCTCGCACTCCCCAGAGACGGCGAACGCTTCCGCTAA